From Candidatus Denitrolinea symbiosum:
CACGCCGGGGATGACCGCGTCCAGCGTGGCGAGTTGGACGGATTCGCCCGGGCGGCGCATCACGCCGATCTCGCGGCAGGCCGTCACGAGGTCCGCCGGACGATGCCAGGCCGCCAGGCCGCGCAGAGAGTCGGAGCCGAGAAGCAGGATCAAATTTCCGCCGGGGAATTGCCTTTGCAGAATGTCCAGCGTGTCCACCGTGTATTGCGGCGCGGGACGGGAAAATTCAATGGTGGAAAGTTCGAAGGCAGGTTCGTCCGCGATCGCCAGGCGCACCATCTCCAGCCGGTGAGAAATATCGGCCATCGAATTGCCGATCTTGTGCGGCGAACGCGGCGTGATGATCCACAACACGCGGTCGAGGCGCAGCTGGCTGCGCGACTCGCTAGCCAGGATCAAATGCCCAAGATGAGGCGGATCGAATGTCCCGCCAAAAACGCCAATCCTTTCAGACATGGGTAGAAGTATATCGTATCCCGCCGTTTTTTTTCGGGGCAATTCGGTATAATAAAATCATGGACACCAAAACCCGATATGAAGAACTCGTCCGCGAACTGAGTTACCACTTCCACCGTTATCACGTTTTGGATGATCCTGTCATCAGCGACGCGGAATACGACAAACTCTACAACGAACTCAAGCGGATCGAGACCGCGCATCCCGACTGGATCACTCCCGACTCGCCCTCGCAGCGCGCGGGGCCCAAAGCGGCCGACCGTTTCGACAAGGTTCGCCACCCCGCGCCGATCCTCTCGCTCGCCAACGCCTTCGGCGCGGACGAGGCGCGCGCCTGGTACGAGCGCGTCCGCAAACTGGACGACCGCGTGGAAAAGGCCAGCTTCGTCGTTGAGCCAAAGATAGACGGGCTGTCGGTCATCCTGCATTACCGCGACGGACTCTTCGCGCAGGGCGCGACGCGCGGCGACGGGGAAGTGGGCGAGGACATCACCGCGAATTTGCGGACGGTGCGCGCGATTCCCCTTCGAATACCAGTAATCAGCGATCAGTTTTCAGTCATCAGTAATCAGTATTCAGTTCCGAAGAATTTGGTTGTGCGGGGCGAGGCGTTCATTCCGATTGAAGATTTTGAAGAACTCAACAAGAAACTGGAAGAGGCGGGCGAGAAGACATATTTGAATCCGCGCAACACCGCGGCGGGATCGCTGCGCCAGCTCGATCCCGCGTTGACGGCTTCGCGCCCGATCACCCTGCTGGTCTATCAGATCGTCCACGCGGAGGGCGGGACGGTCCCGACCAGCCAATGGGAAATTTTGCAATATCTCAAAGCGTTGGGATTCCCCGTTACGGATGTTGCCAAACGCTTCGACGGCATCGAGTCCACCATCGCCTACACCGCGACCTGGGACAAGCGCCGCGACGAACTTCCCTACGAGGCGGATGGGATGGTCATCAAGATTGACGATCTCACGCTCGCGGCGGAACTTGGCTTCGTGGGCAAGGACCCGCGCGGCGCGATCGCCTTTAAATTCCCGGCGCGCGAGGTGACGACCATCCTCGAAGACATCGGCGTCGCCGTCGGGCGGACGGGCGTGTTGACTCCCTACGCCATCCTGAAAGCCGTGGAGATCGGCGGCGTGATCGTGGAACGCGCCACCCTGCACAACTTCGACTACATCGCCGAGAAGGACATCCGCATCGGCGACCGCGTCCTCGTCAAGCGCGCGGGCGAGGTGATTCCCTACATCATCGGTCCCGTCGTGGAGGCGCGCACCGGCTCGGAGAAAGTCTACCAGCCGCCGGGCGTTTGTCCCACGTGCGGACAGCCCGTGGAACACTTCGAGGGCGAGGTGGCCTGGTACTGCGTCAACGCGGCGTGCCCCGCGCAGTTGGCGCGCAACGTGGAGCATTTCGTCTCGCGCGGCGCGATGGACATCGTCGGCATGGGGACGAAGATCGTCGAGAAGTTGATCGAGGCGGACAAGATTCGGGACGCGGCGGATATTTTCACGCTCACACGCGCCGACATCCTTGAGGCGGTCACCAAGAAGGATCGCAAGACCGGGAAGGAACCGCCTGGCAAGATCGCGGACAACCTGCTGACGTCCATCGCGGAATCGTCGAAGCAGCCGTTGAACCGCGTGATCACCGCGCTCGGAATCCGCGGCGTGGGCGAGGTCAGCGCGGCGGACCTGGCGCGGCAGTTCGAGAATCTGGACGCGCTCTCCGCCGCTAGCGCGGACGACCTCCAGCGGGTCGAGGGAATCGGTCCCAACATCGCCGAGGGAATCGTGGATTGGTTCGGGCGCGAGGCGAATCAGACGGTGTTGAAGAAATTGAAGAAGGCGGGAGTCTGGCCGAGCGGACAGTTATCAGTGAGCAGCGATCGGTCATCAGGGAAGTTGGCGGGACTGACCTTCGTCATCACGGGGACGCTCCCCGCCTGGTCACGCGAGGAGGCGAAAGCCTTCATCGAATCTCACGGCGGCAAAGTCACGGACAGCGTCAGCAAGAAGACGAGTTATCTCGTGCTGGGAGAGAATCCCGGCTCGAAGTTCGAGAAGGCGAAGGGACTGGGCGTGAAGATTATCGGAGAGGAAGAGTTGAGGACGATGGCCGCGTAAATCTCGAAGAGATGGCAGGATTTTGAGAAAATCTGGCACAGCGCCAAGCAGGATATATCGCGCCCGTCACAAATTGCGCTTTTTTTAAAGTGGAAAGCGCAATTTGTGGCCGTGAGTATTTGTAAGGTAAATTTCCAATTTGCCGGGCACAATTTAGCAAATTGCGCTACAAGTTCGCCTGATTGATATCTAGCCAGGCAACCTCATTGGATATATAATAGATATAAAGGCTATATCCAATGAATATAAAAATCCTTGTTTCCTTTCCGCAGGAATTTCTCGACGATATAGACCGCGCTGCCTCTGAAGAACACCGCTCCCGAAGTGAGTTGATCCGCGAGGCATTGCGCGCATATTTGGAATCGCGCCTGATTCGGAAAATGCGATTGAAACAGATGGCGGAGGGACGCGCTCCTTATGAAGATTTCAACGTTGAATTCAAGGTTTGGGACATGGCAAGCGATGAGGCGCTGGATAATTTCGAAAAGGAATTGGATAAGCCATGAAGCGCGGAGACATCGTCCTTGTTAATTTGCCACAGCCGACAGACGGCGCTGGTCATGAACAGGTCGGAACAAGACCAGCGCTTGTCGTTCACGAGAACAATTCAAGTGATGTTATATCGGTTATTATGATCGTTCCATTCACAAGCAATCTCAAAGCGCAAAAATTTCAATACACAATTCTGATTCACCCTACGAAAGAAAATGGCTTAACATTACCGTCGGTCCTGCTCGTATTTCAATTGCGTGCAATAGATAAACAGAGGATTGGCAAAAAAATTGGTCAATTGGAAGAAACAACGATGAAAAAAGTGAACCAGGAAATCAAAGATCTGCTGGGACTGTAAAGTTCGACGCTCAAAAAAATTTCCTGTGATAAAATCCCGCCCGACTTAAACGCAAAGGACGCCCTGGGGGAGCATCAAGCCTTTGCGAAATTACGATTTTCGGAGAACAACTCATGCCAAGAAGAAGTCTCGCTCGCCTCTACAAAGACGAGTTCTCTGGCTATTCGCCTGCCAAATTTCAACAGGACCTGCTCGCGGGTCTCACCGTGGCCGCGGTAGCGCTTCCGCTCGCGCTCGCGTTCGGCGTCGCCTCGGGAGCCACCGCCGCGGCGGGCCTCGTCACCGCCATCCTCGCGGGCCTCGTCATGGGATTGCTCGGCGGCGCGCCCTATCAGATCAGCGGGCCCACAGGCGCCATGTCCGCGGTGCTGATCGTGCTGGTCGGCCGCTACGGCCTCGAAGGCATCTGGATGGCAGGCCTGCTTTCAGGCGCGCTCCTGCTCGTCATCGGCCTGCTGCGCCTCGGACGCTTCATCGCCTTCATCCCCTCGGCCGTCATCAGCGGCTTCACCTCGGGCATCGCCCTCATCATCTTCATCGGGCAAATTGACAACTTCCTCGGCGTCAAGACTCCCGCTGCCGACACCGCCGCGCAAAAACTGCTCGGATATTTCCACGGCGGATTCACCCCCAACCTCCACGCGCTGACCATCGGACTCGTCGTCATCCTGACCATGCTGCTCTGGCCGACGAAATGGAACGCGCGCTTCCCCGCTTCGCTCCTCGGACTCATCCTCGCCACGCTTCTTTCCTCGACGTTAGGCTGGCCGGCCCAAACGATCGGCGACATCCCCCAGACTCTTTTCCTCGCCGACCGCCTCAGCCTCTCTCACATCCCGTGGACGAACCTCCCCGACTTCATCGCGCCCACGCTGACGATCACCGCGCTCGGCGCGGTCGAAAGTCTCCTGTGCGGCGCGGTCGGCTCGAACATGACCGGCGTCCGCCTGCAAGCCAACCAGGAATTGGTCGCGCAGGGCATCGGCAACATGATCATCCCGTTCTTCGGCGGCGTCCCCGCCACGGCAGCCATCGCGCGTTCCAGCGTGGGAATCAAATCGGGCGGGCAGACGCGTCTCGTCAGCGTCGTCCACGCGGTGGGACTGCTGCTCTCGATGTTCCTGCTCGCGCCGTTCATGGCGAAGATCCCGCTCGCCGCGCTGGCCGGCGTCCTGATGGTGACCGCCGCCCGCATGAACGAGTGGCCTGCGATCAAATTCATCTTCGGCAAACGCTTCAAAACCGACATGATCGCCTTCACGATCACCATGCTCGCCACCATCGTCCTCGACCTGACGCAAGCCATCCTCATCGGATCGTTTCTCGCCGGCGCGGTCTTCCTCAACAAGATCGCCAGCATTGACATTGACGTGCAGGAAGTGAACCGCGAAAAACTCCGTCAGCGCGGCATCGAGACGGCGGGAAAATGCCGGCACGTGCGCGTCGCCTTCCTCACCGGTCCGCTCTTCTTCGCCGCGACGGGACAGTTCAACGAGGCCTTCCAGAATCTCGGCGACACCCACGCCTTGATCCTCTCCATGCGCGGCGTCCCGTTGATTGACCCCGCGGGGCTGGAGGCCATCCATCGTCTCGACGAACGGCTGGAAAAGCAGGGCGGCGTCCTCATGTTCGCGGGAGTCCACAACAACACCTATAACATGATGAAGCGCGGCGGGCTGGTGGAACACATCGGGGAGGAAAATTTCTTTTGGTCCAGCGACCAGGCCATCGTCGAGGCCGAGAAGCGGGGTTGTCGATTCTGCTGACGGTTCGGAAACCCGTTTTCCCCGGAAGACGGGTCTCTACGTTGAAGTCATCGGATATAATGGGGCAATCCCCGCTCAGGAGTTCCGAATGGATTTCGAGAATACCAACGACTCTGTCACCCGACGCATCCAGGCTTTTACCGACCGCGTCTCAACGCTCAAATCAAACGACCTTTATTTTTATAACCAGCCTGTGGAGGAGATCCTCCCCGGGATGAAGGTGCGCGTCTACGGGCGCGAGATGGGCATGTACGCCTCGTACTCCTACCTCGGGCTGATCAACCACCCGCGCATCAACGCCGCCGCCAAAGCCGCCGTGGACAAATTCGGGACGGGGACGAACGGCGTCCGCACGCTGGCTGGTACGCTGACCATTCACAACGAACTCGAAGAGACGATCGCCAACTTCAAACACGCCGAGGCCGCCGTCACCTACTCTTCGGGCTACGCCACCAACCTGACCGTCGTCTCGACTCTCATGGGCCGCGGCGATTACGTCTTCTCGGACAAGTTGAACCACGCCTCCATCGTGGACGGCTGTCTCATGTCGGGGGCGGAGTTCCGCCGCTTCCGTCACAACGACATGGCGCATCTCGAAACCCTGCTCAAGAACGCGCCCGCGGACGCCGCCAAACTCGTCATCGCCGATTCGGTCTTCAGCATGGACGGCGACATCATTGACCTGCCCAAACTGGTCGAAGTCTGCAAAAAGCACAACGCCTGGCTGATGATTGACGAGGCGCATTCTTTGGGCGTGCTCGGCAAGACCGGTACGGGCATCGAAGAACACTTCGATATGTTCGGCTCGATTGACATCAAAATGGGCACGCTCAGCAAGACCATCCCCTCCGTGGGCGGATACGTCGCCGCGAAGAAAGAGATCATCCAATATTTTCGTCACGCCAGCCGCGCCTACATTTTCTCCGCCGCGCTGCCGCCCGCGCAAGCCGCGGCCGCGAACGAGGCTTTCAAAGTGATCCTGGACGAGCCCTGGCGCATCGAACGTCTCAACCAGAACACCAAACAGTTCATCGGCGGGTTGAAGAGTCTTGGCTTCGACACCATGCTGACCGAGACCGCCATCGTCCCCGTGCTGTGCGGCGAGGACGAGAAGGCCTTTGCCCTGACGCGCGAGTGCCAGCACAACGACGTCTTCGTCCTGCCGGTCGTCTCGCCCGCCGTCCCTGAGGGGCTCGCGAGACTGCGCGCCACCGTCACCGCCGCGCACGATCCGAGCGAGATCGAACGCGCCATGGATGTTATCGGCGAGGCGGGGAAGAAGTTGGGGATTATTAGGTAGAGGGTAGAGAGCAGGGAGTAGAGAACAGAGAGCAGGAAGCAGAGAGCAGTCCGCCGAACGGTGGACTGTCTTTTTATGTCGGCAACCATTCAACCTTAATAAACGAGGTCACGAAATCACGCCCCCGCGTTTTTTCTCGCCGCCTGCCATAACCCGAAGCGGAATCCCAGCCAGCCCAGCGCGAGTCCCGTCAGCGCGTCGAGGATGTAATGCTGTCCCGTCAACACGGTCGAGACGGAGATGAGAGCCATGATGAGGCTCCACAGCCAGCGCCAGCGCGGGGCGTAATGGACTCCAAACGCGGCGATAAGCATGCTCACGTAGTTGTGTCCGCTGGGCAGCGCGGCGTGCGTCCCGCCGGTCAATTGGACGAAGCGCAGCAGGGCGGAGAAAACGTCCGCGCCGCTGACGAGGGGCAGGTCCACATAGGTCGGGAAAAGGACAAAAGTCGCCGCGCCGATGGAAACGACGAGCAACGCAGCCGCGATCGCCGCCCGGAAGGCGCGGTCGTCCAATTTAAACAACGCCCAATAGACGCCGAACGCCCAAAACAGGAACGTGAAATAATACGGTATGACCCAAACGGGATTCGTCGGCAGCGGCTCGAAAGGAAGTTTCGGCGCGATCCCGCCGCTCGTCGCCTGGCTGGCAGGGATGTAAACGCTTTGGATGGCCGCCGCCGCGAGCAGCCAGAGCAGACGTTTTCCAAAAGGGATTTCGCCCACGACTATTCCGCCCCCGCCTCGGCCGCCGCGTCCGCCCCGGAATCGTGGACCTGGACTCGAAACAAATGGAACGCCCTCTGCACGGCGGGACCGATCAACACCGCAAAGACCAGGGTCCCGACTCCGGCCGGTCCGCCGAGCGCCCAGCCCAGAAAAAAGACGCCGACTTCGATGATGCCGCGCGCCACGCGCAGACTTAAGCGGCTGGCGCGCTGGACCGCCAGCATCAGCGAGTCGCGCGGACCCGCGCCCGCGTTCACCCCGATGTAGACCGCGCTGGCGACTCCCTGCACCGCCACCGATCCGAGCAGCATGACCGCCTGCAACAACAGGGCGCCATGCACGGAGGGGATCAGCCACAGAAACAGGTCCTCCCACGGCCCGATGAAAAGAATGTTGAACAGCGTCCCCCAGCCGACCGGCTCGCCCAGCGCCATCGCAATGACCAGCACCGTGAATCCCACGATGACCGTCAGCGTGCCGGGAGTGAGTCCCGTCCGCTGCGAGATCGCCACTTCCAGCACAGACCAGGCCCCGGTCCCGAGGTTGCCGCGGATCATCAACGCCAGCGACAGGCCGAAGAGGGCGAACCCGAACTGGATGATAAGAAAGTCACGCGGAAATGTTTTCCATTGAATTGACTTAAACATAGTCGGGGATAATACCACCTGTGTTAAACTTGCGCCATGTCGTATTTTGAAGTCCGCCGCGACGAATTCCTCATCAGCGCCGACCCGGCCCGCCTCGACTTCGACGTGATTTGCGATTTCCTGAACCGCGCCTACTGGGCGCAGGGACGGCCGCGCGCCGCCGTCGAACGCGCCTTCGCCCACTCGCTTCCCTTCGGACTGTACGACGGCTCCCGCCAGATCGGCATGGCGCGCGTCCTCAGCGACCAGGCCGTCTTCGCCTACCTGATGGACGTGTTCATCCACGAGGATTACCGCGGCCGCGGACTGGGGAAATGGCTGGTCGAAACCGTCCTCTCGCACCCCGACGTGAAAAACGCGCGCCGCTGGATGCTCGCCACTGACGACGCGCACGGGCTATATGCCCGTCACGGCTTCACCCTGCTCCATGAGCCAACGCACTGGATGGAGCGCCTGAGACCGTACCCCGAAGAGGGACAGCGTTGATCGCCTGTCATTTTCCCAACGCCAGTTTCACCGCCTCGTACACGTTCAAAATCCCATAGCCGTACGCGGCGTTGGGGACGCCGCCCTCGAAACAGCCGTAAGCCGTATCCCCGCGATACGACTGCGCCGATTGGATCAGAATCTGCTCCGTGCGGTCAATATCGCCGATTAAGTCCGGGGCAACCGACCACAGCAGCGCCACCGCGCCCACCGCGTGCGGACCGGCCATCGAAGTGCCGCTCATCAAACCATACGTGCCTTGCGGCGTGGACGACAAAATCGCCATCCCCGGCGCGACGATGTCGGGCTTCATGCGTCCCGAACCGTCCGCCGTCACCGGGCCGCGGCTGGAGAAGAACGCCATATCGCCGCGCTCGTCCACCGCGCCGACAGAGAAGACCGAGTCGTAGAGGGCCAGCGGATCTTTCACCGTATTGCAGTTCGGGCCGTCATTCCCTGCGGAGACAACCACAAAAATACCCGCCGCGCGCAGATGATCCACCGCGGCCTGCAACGCGGTCGGGTCGCAGCCTTCCAGTTCGGGACAGCCCCATGAGTTGTTCAGCACGTGCGCGGCTTTCGTCGGGTCGCCGTCCGTGAACGGATCGCCGCCCTGCGGAAACGGCGCCAGCATGAACTGCATGCAGTCCAGGTACAACGCCGGGTTGCCGAGATTGCGGTCGAGGTTGACGCACCCGATCCACTGCGCGTCGGGCGCGATTCCGACGCCGCCCCGGCCGAGGATCGTCCCCAGCGTATGCGTGCCGTGACCGCCCTCGTCGTTGGGACTGGCGGTCGCGTCCCACGGGTCGAACCAGTTGTAATCGTCCCCGCCGCCCGCGTGACCTCGATACTGGTCGCGGATCGCGGGGTGACTCCCGTCCGCGCCGCTGTCCGACTGCCCGACGACGATCCCCGCGCCGCGCGCGCCGAACTCCTCCCAGACCTTGTCCGCGCCGATCATTTTGACGTTCCATTGCGGCTCGCCGCTGACCGACGAGTCGCTGCCGCGCCGGGGCGAATCGGGCGGGATGGGACGCAGGCGCGGGCTGGGGATGACGCGGTCCACCTCGGGACGCGTCATCATATACAGGCGGACGAGCGCCCCGCCCTGAACCTCGATGGCGTTGACGAGATAATAGGGCGTGTAGTTCACGCCGAAACGGTCGAGCGCGGAACGGACCTGCGCCTGCGACTCGTCCGCGTGCGCGGTCAACTGCCGGTAGGCGAACGTGAGCCGCTCGTCCCGGTCTTCGATGTCCGCCGCCGCGGAAATATCCGCCTGGTCTTTGAAGATGACGAAGATTCGGTCGCCGTAGAAACCCGGATGGCCCGCGCCGAAATACAGCGCGGCGAGTCCCAGCCACAACAGCGCCGCGCCGACGACCGACGCGGGTTTGCGCCAGCCCGACTCGGACGCGTTCTTGAACGCCGCGCGGACGATCCACGCGGCCGCGCCGAGCGCCGCGCCAGCGGCCAGCGCTCCAGACGCGGCGCCGAGGCCAATTCCCGTGAAGTCGCCGAGAATGATACTTAACTCGGTCGGGTCAATGAACGCGAAGGCGGCCGCGGCTGCCAGCCCGGTGAGCAGCGTCCCGCCCGCGAGGGAGGGCATCAGCGCCGCGAGCGCCAGCGCAAAAGGCGGCAGCGCCAGAAGCAGGATCAACTGTCCGCCGTCGTAACCGAGCGCCGAAGCCAGCAGCGACAACACGCCGAGAATCCCGAACGCGTCGAGGAGGAGGTGTCCCGTCGTCGGGCGGTAGAGGAGGGACGCGAACAGGCCGAGAGAAAGCCCGGAGAGGAGAGCCAGCCCAAAGTCCGCGGGCGAACCGAGCGCGCCCGCCTTTGCCAGCGGGAAGATGCCCAACGCGGCGATCATCAACGCGGCGGGCGCGGCGCGTCCGTTCCATCCCATCTTGTTGAAACGCCAGACGAGTCCCGCGCCGACGAGACAGAGGAGAGTCTGCGACAGCGCGCCCAGCTGGTCGTTGTTCGGGCCGAACAGCCGCAGCAGCGCGGCGGGGAATCCGACCAGCGCGGCAGCCAACCAACTCGCGAAGACCGGGCGGTAACGTTCATCCCGCGTGGCGTACCACAGCGCCGCGCAGACGAGCGCGACGATCACGGTCTGCGCGGCCAACGCGCCCGCGTCGATAAGCGCCGCGCGGCCGAGGCTCATCATCATGGAGAAGGTCTGCACGAGATACCATGCGACGGATTGAAAGATCAGCGTCCCGCAAAAAAACGACAGCGAAAACGCCGCGAGCAAAACCGCGGTGATGCCGAAGCGCGGTTTCGCCGGGACAGGTTCAGTTGGAACGGCGACGGGCTCGGATATTTCTGTCATGGGGCCTCCGAAGCAAAATTATATCGCAGGCTGGTATACTGGCCGCATGCCCATCACTCTCAAACCGGGGCGCGAAAAAAGCCTGCTGCGGCGCCATCCCTGGATTTTCTCCGGCGCGGTCGCTCGCGTGGACGACGAACCCGCGTCGGGCGCGACCGTGGACGTACTCTCCTCGAAAGGCGACTTCCTCGCCCGGGCCGCGTACTCGCCTCATTCCCAGATCCGCGCCCGCGTCTGGACCTTCGACGACGAGCCGGTCGACGCGGGATTTTTCCGCCAAAAGATCCGCGCGGCAATCGTTTCACGTTCCACGTTCCAAGTTTCAAGCGTCTCAGACGTATATCGTTTGGTGTATGCCGAGTCGGATGGACTTCCGGGTTTGATCGTGGACCGTTACGGCGACGCGCTTGTCCTGCAATCGCTGACGACAGGTTCGGAATTCTGGAAGGAGACTCTCGCAGACATCCTGCTCGAAGAAACGGGCCTATCCGCGATCTACGAGCGCTCGGACGCCGACGCGCGCGAATTGGAAGGTTTCCCCCCTGCCACGGGTTTGTTGCGCGGTGAAATCTCCAATCTCCAATCACCAATTACCATCCACGAACACGGCTTGAAATTCGCCGTCAACATTGCCGAGGGTCACAAGACCGGCTTCTACCTCGACCAGCGCGCGAACCGTCTGCGCGTGCGCGAACTGGCGGAGAGCCGCGAGACGCTGGACTGTTTCTGTTACACGGGCGGGTTCACGGTCAACGCGCTGGCGGGAGGGGCAAAGTCGGCGCTGTCGGTGGACTCGTCCACCGGGGCGCTGGCGTTGTGCAGGGAGAATATCGCCTTGAACGGTTTGGACGCCGCGCGGCATTCGTCCCTCGAAGGGGATGTGTTCCAACTCCTCCGGAAATTCCGCGACGAGGGCCGCGCCTTCGACATGGTGATCCTCGACCCGCCCAAATTCGCTCCCACCGCCGCCCACGCGGAGAAGGCGGCGCGCGCCTACAAGGACATCAACCTGCTGGGATTTAAGTTGCTTCGT
This genomic window contains:
- a CDS encoding nicotinate (nicotinamide) nucleotide adenylyltransferase: MSERIGVFGGTFDPPHLGHLILASESRSQLRLDRVLWIITPRSPHKIGNSMADISHRLEMVRLAIADEPAFELSTIEFSRPAPQYTVDTLDILQRQFPGGNLILLLGSDSLRGLAAWHRPADLVTACREIGVMRRPGESVQLATLDAVIPGVTEKTRFVDAPLLQIASREIRRRIAVGLEFRYFLPVSVYDYIQAHDLYRQPH
- a CDS encoding DNA ligase (NAD(+)) LigA yields the protein MDTKTRYEELVRELSYHFHRYHVLDDPVISDAEYDKLYNELKRIETAHPDWITPDSPSQRAGPKAADRFDKVRHPAPILSLANAFGADEARAWYERVRKLDDRVEKASFVVEPKIDGLSVILHYRDGLFAQGATRGDGEVGEDITANLRTVRAIPLRIPVISDQFSVISNQYSVPKNLVVRGEAFIPIEDFEELNKKLEEAGEKTYLNPRNTAAGSLRQLDPALTASRPITLLVYQIVHAEGGTVPTSQWEILQYLKALGFPVTDVAKRFDGIESTIAYTATWDKRRDELPYEADGMVIKIDDLTLAAELGFVGKDPRGAIAFKFPAREVTTILEDIGVAVGRTGVLTPYAILKAVEIGGVIVERATLHNFDYIAEKDIRIGDRVLVKRAGEVIPYIIGPVVEARTGSEKVYQPPGVCPTCGQPVEHFEGEVAWYCVNAACPAQLARNVEHFVSRGAMDIVGMGTKIVEKLIEADKIRDAADIFTLTRADILEAVTKKDRKTGKEPPGKIADNLLTSIAESSKQPLNRVITALGIRGVGEVSAADLARQFENLDALSAASADDLQRVEGIGPNIAEGIVDWFGREANQTVLKKLKKAGVWPSGQLSVSSDRSSGKLAGLTFVITGTLPAWSREEAKAFIESHGGKVTDSVSKKTSYLVLGENPGSKFEKAKGLGVKIIGEEELRTMAA
- a CDS encoding sodium-independent anion transporter, with the protein product MPRRSLARLYKDEFSGYSPAKFQQDLLAGLTVAAVALPLALAFGVASGATAAAGLVTAILAGLVMGLLGGAPYQISGPTGAMSAVLIVLVGRYGLEGIWMAGLLSGALLLVIGLLRLGRFIAFIPSAVISGFTSGIALIIFIGQIDNFLGVKTPAADTAAQKLLGYFHGGFTPNLHALTIGLVVILTMLLWPTKWNARFPASLLGLILATLLSSTLGWPAQTIGDIPQTLFLADRLSLSHIPWTNLPDFIAPTLTITALGAVESLLCGAVGSNMTGVRLQANQELVAQGIGNMIIPFFGGVPATAAIARSSVGIKSGGQTRLVSVVHAVGLLLSMFLLAPFMAKIPLAALAGVLMVTAARMNEWPAIKFIFGKRFKTDMIAFTITMLATIVLDLTQAILIGSFLAGAVFLNKIASIDIDVQEVNREKLRQRGIETAGKCRHVRVAFLTGPLFFAATGQFNEAFQNLGDTHALILSMRGVPLIDPAGLEAIHRLDERLEKQGGVLMFAGVHNNTYNMMKRGGLVEHIGEENFFWSSDQAIVEAEKRGCRFC
- a CDS encoding saframycin Mx1 synthetase B, with the protein product MDFENTNDSVTRRIQAFTDRVSTLKSNDLYFYNQPVEEILPGMKVRVYGREMGMYASYSYLGLINHPRINAAAKAAVDKFGTGTNGVRTLAGTLTIHNELEETIANFKHAEAAVTYSSGYATNLTVVSTLMGRGDYVFSDKLNHASIVDGCLMSGAEFRRFRHNDMAHLETLLKNAPADAAKLVIADSVFSMDGDIIDLPKLVEVCKKHNAWLMIDEAHSLGVLGKTGTGIEEHFDMFGSIDIKMGTLSKTIPSVGGYVAAKKEIIQYFRHASRAYIFSAALPPAQAAAANEAFKVILDEPWRIERLNQNTKQFIGGLKSLGFDTMLTETAIVPVLCGEDEKAFALTRECQHNDVFVLPVVSPAVPEGLARLRATVTAAHDPSEIERAMDVIGEAGKKLGIIR
- a CDS encoding GNAT family N-acetyltransferase, whose translation is MSYFEVRRDEFLISADPARLDFDVICDFLNRAYWAQGRPRAAVERAFAHSLPFGLYDGSRQIGMARVLSDQAVFAYLMDVFIHEDYRGRGLGKWLVETVLSHPDVKNARRWMLATDDAHGLYARHGFTLLHEPTHWMERLRPYPEEGQR
- a CDS encoding peptidase S8 family; its protein translation is MTEISEPVAVPTEPVPAKPRFGITAVLLAAFSLSFFCGTLIFQSVAWYLVQTFSMMMSLGRAALIDAGALAAQTVIVALVCAALWYATRDERYRPVFASWLAAALVGFPAALLRLFGPNNDQLGALSQTLLCLVGAGLVWRFNKMGWNGRAAPAALMIAALGIFPLAKAGALGSPADFGLALLSGLSLGLFASLLYRPTTGHLLLDAFGILGVLSLLASALGYDGGQLILLLALPPFALALAALMPSLAGGTLLTGLAAAAAFAFIDPTELSIILGDFTGIGLGAASGALAAGAALGAAAWIVRAAFKNASESGWRKPASVVGAALLWLGLAALYFGAGHPGFYGDRIFVIFKDQADISAAADIEDRDERLTFAYRQLTAHADESQAQVRSALDRFGVNYTPYYLVNAIEVQGGALVRLYMMTRPEVDRVIPSPRLRPIPPDSPRRGSDSSVSGEPQWNVKMIGADKVWEEFGARGAGIVVGQSDSGADGSHPAIRDQYRGHAGGGDDYNWFDPWDATASPNDEGGHGTHTLGTILGRGGVGIAPDAQWIGCVNLDRNLGNPALYLDCMQFMLAPFPQGGDPFTDGDPTKAAHVLNNSWGCPELEGCDPTALQAAVDHLRAAGIFVVVSAGNDGPNCNTVKDPLALYDSVFSVGAVDERGDMAFFSSRGPVTADGSGRMKPDIVAPGMAILSSTPQGTYGLMSGTSMAGPHAVGAVALLWSVAPDLIGDIDRTEQILIQSAQSYRGDTAYGCFEGGVPNAAYGYGILNVYEAVKLALGK
- a CDS encoding 23S rRNA methyltransferase; this encodes MPITLKPGREKSLLRRHPWIFSGAVARVDDEPASGATVDVLSSKGDFLARAAYSPHSQIRARVWTFDDEPVDAGFFRQKIRAAIVSRSTFQVSSVSDVYRLVYAESDGLPGLIVDRYGDALVLQSLTTGSEFWKETLADILLEETGLSAIYERSDADARELEGFPPATGLLRGEISNLQSPITIHEHGLKFAVNIAEGHKTGFYLDQRANRLRVRELAESRETLDCFCYTGGFTVNALAGGAKSALSVDSSTGALALCRENIALNGLDAARHSSLEGDVFQLLRKFRDEGRAFDMVILDPPKFAPTAAHAEKAARAYKDINLLGFKLLRPGGLLVTFSCSGGVDAGLFQRVVAAAALDAGADAQIVERLSQAADHPVALNFPEGTYLKGLVCLKR